The Pseudoalteromonas translucida KMM 520 genome has a window encoding:
- a CDS encoding response regulator transcription factor, giving the protein MSFAVNTIIADDHPLFRSALRQAAATCVPEEHIQETSDIDGLFALLKIHPEIELIFLDLTIPGANGLQALSQLRNRYPDILVIMVSANETPSIIKQAMSLGAAGYIPKSSSLDIIGEAIGHVLNGDTWLPADIDLTDVVVNDEQSSFALNLEKLTPQQYRVLAMIADGLLNKQIAFEMSIQETTIKQHVSAILRKLNVYNRTQAGILFNQLSQVGKLEVN; this is encoded by the coding sequence ATGTCTTTTGCTGTGAATACCATAATTGCCGACGACCACCCGTTGTTTAGAAGTGCATTACGCCAAGCAGCCGCAACCTGCGTTCCTGAAGAACATATACAAGAAACCAGCGACATAGACGGACTGTTTGCCTTACTCAAAATACACCCAGAAATAGAACTTATATTTTTAGATTTAACCATTCCCGGTGCTAATGGCCTACAAGCGCTATCGCAACTACGTAATCGTTACCCCGACATTCTAGTAATTATGGTTTCTGCCAACGAAACTCCCAGCATTATAAAACAAGCTATGAGCTTAGGTGCCGCAGGTTATATTCCTAAATCATCATCGCTCGATATAATAGGCGAAGCTATTGGCCATGTACTCAATGGCGACACTTGGCTGCCCGCAGATATTGATTTAACCGACGTAGTTGTTAATGACGAGCAAAGCAGCTTTGCCCTAAATCTCGAAAAGCTTACCCCGCAACAATACCGCGTACTTGCCATGATTGCCGACGGTTTACTGAATAAGCAAATAGCTTTTGAAATGTCGATTCAAGAAACCACTATTAAGCAGCATGTTTCTGCTATTTTACGTAAACTCAACGTTTATAACCGCACCCAAGCTGGCATTTTATTTAACCAGCTATCGCAAGTCGGTAAGTTAGAAGTAAACTAG
- a CDS encoding E22 family MetX-like putative esterase: MKTKFIMGVLLLIVSTVAYSNDKAAPMLVEKQHFTTKNFTTVSGVTLSQVDVGWESYGKLNKAKDNVVLITHYFSGTSHAAGKYKADDALAGYWDALIGPGKAIDTNKYYVISSDTLVNANWHDPNVITTGPASTNPATGKPYGLDFPVVTITDFVEVQKRLLDSLGINKLHAVIGASMGSFQALEWAVRYPEQVERLVHVIGAATMDAWTVSALEKWAMPIRLDKNWQQGNYYNKERPLAGLTATLLNITQDAMHPLIYNASFPNFEVLDDGALQDIRTLPKVNQVLEARALAKAKLQDANHVLYLVRASQLFTAGRAANLTDALKKVQAKTLLLPATNDLLLRPENVRKMHSIMDELGKEVTISEIAGGWGHLDGLFSIAPKAQQISEFLAN, encoded by the coding sequence ATGAAAACTAAATTTATAATGGGTGTACTGCTGTTAATAGTAAGCACAGTTGCTTATAGCAATGATAAAGCCGCACCTATGTTGGTTGAAAAACAACATTTTACCACTAAAAATTTTACTACCGTGTCGGGAGTCACGCTTAGCCAAGTAGACGTAGGCTGGGAGAGCTACGGTAAATTAAATAAAGCCAAAGATAACGTAGTTTTAATTACGCATTATTTTTCCGGCACGTCGCATGCGGCTGGTAAATATAAAGCCGATGATGCCTTGGCGGGTTATTGGGATGCGTTAATTGGCCCAGGTAAAGCAATCGACACTAATAAATACTATGTAATTAGCTCAGACACTTTAGTTAATGCCAATTGGCACGATCCTAATGTAATTACGACTGGCCCTGCATCAACTAATCCGGCAACAGGTAAACCGTATGGCCTTGATTTTCCGGTAGTGACAATTACTGATTTTGTTGAAGTGCAAAAACGCTTACTCGATAGTTTAGGTATTAATAAGCTGCATGCCGTAATAGGTGCCTCAATGGGGTCGTTTCAGGCATTGGAGTGGGCGGTACGTTACCCAGAGCAAGTAGAGCGCTTAGTGCATGTAATTGGTGCGGCAACCATGGATGCATGGACTGTATCGGCACTAGAAAAATGGGCCATGCCAATTCGTTTAGATAAAAACTGGCAGCAAGGTAATTACTATAATAAAGAACGCCCACTTGCAGGGCTTACCGCTACGCTACTAAACATTACCCAAGATGCTATGCATCCGCTTATTTATAACGCTAGTTTCCCTAATTTTGAGGTGCTAGATGACGGCGCACTGCAAGATATTCGTACCTTACCAAAAGTAAATCAGGTTTTAGAGGCTAGAGCATTAGCGAAAGCTAAGCTACAAGATGCAAACCATGTGTTGTATTTAGTGCGAGCATCGCAGTTATTTACCGCAGGTAGAGCAGCTAATTTAACTGACGCCCTAAAAAAGGTGCAGGCAAAAACCTTATTGCTACCTGCCACTAACGATTTATTACTACGCCCCGAAAATGTCCGCAAAATGCACTCAATAATGGATGAACTAGGTAAAGAGGTTACTATTTCTGAAATTGCGGGTGGTTGGGGGCATTTAGATGGGCTGTTTTCGATTGCGCCTAAAGCGCAGCAAATTAGTGAGTTTTTAGCCAACTAG
- a CDS encoding 3-hydroxybutyrate dehydrogenase has protein sequence MSKTILITGAASGIGLYIAQQLAAAGHHIIVTDLNAAHATAAAERIVTNGGKAQGYALNVADSEAITAFFKQLPQAVDVLINNAGIQHVAKLEEFPADKWQFLQQVMLVGPAMMTQAVLPKMREQNFGRIINIGSIHAIVASKYKSAYVAAKHGLIGFSKTIALETGDANITINTVCPAYVKTPLVEQQIAAQAKEHGLSEQQVIDTIMLAPMPKKAFIGLDEIHHAVTFLMADAARNITAQAIAIDGGWTAQ, from the coding sequence ATGAGCAAAACAATTTTAATAACCGGTGCAGCCAGCGGTATTGGCTTATATATAGCACAGCAATTAGCAGCAGCGGGTCATCATATTATAGTAACCGACCTAAATGCAGCGCACGCAACTGCAGCGGCAGAGCGTATTGTTACTAATGGCGGAAAAGCCCAAGGTTATGCCTTAAATGTGGCCGACAGCGAGGCAATTACCGCTTTTTTTAAGCAGTTACCGCAAGCTGTTGATGTACTTATAAATAATGCCGGCATTCAGCACGTAGCAAAGCTTGAAGAATTTCCGGCTGACAAATGGCAATTTTTGCAGCAAGTAATGCTAGTTGGGCCCGCAATGATGACCCAAGCGGTATTGCCTAAAATGCGCGAACAAAATTTTGGCAGAATTATTAATATTGGTTCTATTCATGCCATTGTGGCCTCTAAATATAAGTCGGCTTATGTGGCCGCCAAACATGGCTTAATTGGCTTTAGTAAAACTATAGCGCTTGAAACCGGGGATGCCAATATAACCATTAATACCGTGTGCCCTGCGTATGTAAAAACACCGCTGGTAGAGCAGCAAATTGCCGCACAAGCCAAAGAACATGGCTTATCTGAGCAACAAGTAATCGACACTATTATGCTAGCACCCATGCCTAAAAAAGCCTTTATTGGTTTAGATGAAATACACCATGCGGTAACCTTTTTAATGGCTGATGCGGCGCGAAACATTACCGCACAAGCTATAGCAATAGATGGCGGCTGGACCGCACAATAG
- a CDS encoding TonB-dependent receptor has protein sequence MIKLNKKVAPVTLAVSLALIGANSYAAEQQTNQVNKGELERIEVTARKTVENLQEVPVAVTSIGAQELAENGISVMTEVQQFSPNTTLQSSRGTNSTITAFIRGVGQQDPLWGYEAGVGIYIDDVYIARPQGAVLDLLDVQQIEVLRGPQGTLYGKNTIGGAIKYVTKEMDGDATLNIKGTVGSYGQKDLKVTGQLPLIDEKLYVGFGFATLNRDGFGEFLTSDLTNQDRENYNKDVTAARVTLEYTPTDDLFFKLAWDKTKDTSNSKGGYRLLPSILTDAPVPDSVYDSYTSLPTWNEVELEGYSFTARWDMSDSTSIKYVGASRDGYSPTNIDFDNTSKRIFDVPAIYEDEQTTHEIQLNHQGDNYKLVSGLYYYDGESCGQFEAILEEFGKSLNLPGLTREVSGCSNSTSKAAYIQGSYDFDNKWSMTLGARYTKDSKEAIVNNGLIFDTVYPESGWIPGYVRPEGQLVPTVLDDSEDWSRFTPRAGVEYQYSNDIMFFASYAQGFKSGTFNPRATTPEPAAKPEVVDSFEFGMKSEWNNNLRANITLFTLDHKDRQYISVLPGDSGSDLNQRLGNIGESTSDGVEIELNYVATESLSFNASIGYIDSSFDNVIDFDPNTGAAFDKSDRFSVSNTPDLTFNLGATYRMYTDMGDFVVNGNYYHRGDYALFEEDSLLTQDAYGLLNLGVTWYSADGHWTAGVYGKNLTNEEYMIGGYQFVAPDPSDPTNVSKYQPGLGGDNTLIGYFGDPRTVSLTVGYRF, from the coding sequence ATGATAAAGCTCAATAAAAAAGTCGCACCCGTTACACTCGCTGTGTCATTGGCGCTGATCGGTGCAAATAGTTATGCAGCAGAACAACAAACTAACCAAGTTAACAAAGGCGAACTAGAGCGCATTGAAGTAACGGCGCGTAAAACAGTAGAAAACCTACAAGAAGTACCGGTAGCCGTAACCTCTATTGGCGCACAAGAACTGGCTGAAAACGGTATTAGTGTAATGACCGAAGTACAGCAATTCTCGCCTAACACTACACTGCAATCTAGCCGTGGCACTAACTCAACTATTACTGCATTTATTAGGGGTGTAGGCCAACAAGACCCACTATGGGGATATGAAGCCGGTGTAGGTATTTATATAGATGACGTATACATAGCGCGTCCACAAGGCGCGGTACTTGACTTGCTCGACGTGCAACAAATTGAAGTATTACGCGGCCCGCAAGGCACGCTATACGGTAAAAACACTATTGGCGGCGCAATTAAATACGTCACCAAAGAAATGGATGGCGATGCAACCCTTAACATTAAAGGCACGGTAGGTAGTTATGGTCAAAAAGATTTAAAAGTTACCGGGCAACTACCGCTTATTGATGAAAAGCTCTATGTTGGCTTTGGTTTTGCTACTTTAAACCGCGATGGTTTTGGTGAGTTTTTAACCTCAGATTTAACCAATCAAGATCGTGAAAACTACAACAAAGACGTAACCGCAGCCCGCGTTACCCTAGAGTACACGCCAACAGATGACTTATTTTTTAAACTTGCTTGGGATAAAACTAAAGACACCTCCAACTCTAAAGGCGGCTATCGTTTACTACCTAGCATACTCACTGACGCTCCGGTACCCGACAGCGTATACGACTCTTACACCAGCTTACCTACCTGGAACGAAGTAGAGCTTGAAGGTTATAGCTTTACCGCACGTTGGGATATGAGTGACAGCACAAGCATTAAATATGTTGGCGCCAGCCGAGATGGTTACTCGCCAACCAATATCGACTTTGATAACACCTCTAAGCGTATTTTTGATGTACCCGCTATATATGAAGATGAGCAAACCACTCACGAAATACAACTAAATCATCAAGGCGATAACTATAAATTAGTATCGGGCTTGTATTACTACGATGGCGAGTCGTGTGGTCAGTTTGAAGCCATACTCGAAGAATTTGGTAAATCTTTAAACTTACCAGGCTTAACTCGTGAAGTAAGTGGTTGTAGTAACTCAACAAGTAAGGCTGCCTATATTCAAGGCTCTTACGACTTTGATAACAAATGGTCAATGACCCTAGGCGCGCGTTATACCAAAGACAGCAAAGAAGCGATTGTAAATAATGGCCTCATATTCGACACTGTTTACCCTGAGTCGGGCTGGATCCCTGGTTATGTTCGCCCAGAAGGACAACTAGTACCTACCGTTTTAGACGATAGCGAAGATTGGTCGCGCTTTACCCCAAGAGCGGGCGTTGAGTACCAATACAGTAACGACATTATGTTTTTTGCCAGTTACGCCCAAGGCTTTAAATCGGGTACATTTAACCCAAGAGCCACCACGCCTGAACCAGCAGCAAAGCCAGAAGTTGTTGATTCATTTGAATTTGGTATGAAAAGCGAATGGAATAATAACTTACGCGCAAACATTACCTTGTTTACCCTTGATCATAAAGACCGCCAGTATATTTCGGTACTCCCAGGAGACAGCGGATCTGATTTAAACCAACGTTTAGGTAATATTGGTGAATCAACATCAGACGGCGTAGAAATAGAGCTTAACTATGTTGCCACTGAGTCACTAAGCTTTAATGCCTCAATTGGTTATATAGACAGTAGCTTTGATAACGTAATTGATTTTGACCCAAATACCGGCGCAGCCTTTGATAAATCTGATCGCTTTAGCGTATCAAACACGCCAGACTTAACCTTTAACTTAGGCGCTACGTACCGCATGTACACAGATATGGGCGACTTTGTAGTTAATGGTAATTACTACCACCGTGGTGATTACGCCTTATTTGAAGAAGACAGCCTACTAACCCAAGACGCGTACGGACTGCTTAACCTAGGCGTTACTTGGTACAGCGCCGACGGCCATTGGACCGCAGGTGTATATGGTAAAAACCTTACCAATGAAGAATACATGATTGGCGGTTACCAGTTTGTAGCACCCGATCCGAGCGATCCAACGAATGTAAGCAAATACCAGCCTGGTTTAGGCGGTGATAATACCTTAATTGGCTACTTTGGCGACCCACGTACTGTGTCGTTAACTGTTGGCTACCGCTTCTAG
- a CDS encoding IS4 family transposase has product MSEFIKELHLTTEFCQVRDIDSFTKHIPLEWIEEAVTQTGRASVRKRRFPAEQAAWLVLGIGLLRNRSISEVCDKLELAFPDAKGELPPLATSSIIKGKEKLGAAPMKHLFKHTATQWEQSQTFDDVCGLKLLSVDGTQFKTQDTPSNRHFGYAQSTTNFPSVLAVTLMSTRTHLISDAAFGPITQSEIHYAQQLVGSAPEHSLTLFDRGFFSAELFTSWQGVSENHHWLTPIKSKMRYEITGSFSEYDHLITMPISPQAKKSAPYLGDTWQARLIQIPTPKGEIKGFITSCVCPEKYPLKALLGVYWQRWEIERGYGELKQYQLSSKPALRSLKQEGIYQELWGILTSYNIVRLEMAEMAKAHKVEPLRISFINALYLIQDEFLWCSGRSPGTIPKKLKELRENGKRLILPEKRKRKAYPRAVLAKTQKYPVRYKRKNTTRS; this is encoded by the coding sequence ATGTCTGAATTTATTAAAGAATTACACCTTACTACTGAGTTTTGCCAAGTTCGTGATATTGATTCGTTCACTAAGCACATTCCCCTTGAGTGGATTGAAGAAGCTGTTACCCAAACAGGAAGAGCATCAGTACGCAAACGACGCTTCCCCGCCGAGCAAGCCGCTTGGCTTGTGTTAGGAATTGGTTTATTAAGAAACCGCTCAATATCTGAAGTCTGTGACAAACTAGAGCTCGCTTTTCCTGACGCTAAAGGAGAGCTTCCACCATTGGCGACCAGCAGTATTATAAAAGGGAAAGAAAAGCTAGGCGCTGCGCCTATGAAGCACCTTTTTAAACATACAGCAACGCAGTGGGAGCAGTCGCAAACGTTTGATGACGTCTGTGGTTTAAAGCTACTAAGCGTTGACGGTACACAATTTAAAACCCAAGATACCCCGAGTAACCGTCACTTTGGATATGCTCAATCGACAACTAACTTTCCCTCAGTACTTGCTGTGACCTTGATGTCGACAAGAACGCATTTAATATCCGATGCAGCGTTTGGCCCTATCACTCAAAGTGAAATTCATTATGCTCAACAGCTTGTTGGCTCAGCACCTGAACATTCATTGACCCTATTTGATAGAGGTTTCTTTTCGGCTGAACTATTCACGAGCTGGCAAGGTGTTAGCGAAAATCATCATTGGCTTACGCCCATTAAAAGCAAAATGCGCTATGAAATAACGGGATCATTTAGTGAGTATGACCACTTAATAACAATGCCTATTTCGCCACAAGCTAAAAAATCAGCCCCTTACCTAGGTGATACATGGCAAGCAAGACTTATTCAAATTCCAACACCTAAAGGTGAAATAAAAGGGTTCATCACCTCATGCGTCTGTCCAGAAAAATACCCGCTAAAAGCGCTACTCGGTGTTTATTGGCAAAGGTGGGAAATAGAGCGAGGATATGGTGAGCTCAAGCAATATCAATTATCTAGTAAACCAGCGCTACGGAGCCTGAAACAGGAAGGTATTTATCAAGAACTATGGGGTATTCTGACGTCATACAATATCGTGAGGCTTGAAATGGCAGAGATGGCTAAAGCCCATAAAGTGGAGCCATTACGCATCAGTTTCATAAACGCATTATACCTGATACAAGACGAGTTTTTATGGTGCTCAGGTCGAAGCCCCGGGACAATCCCTAAAAAGCTGAAAGAACTACGTGAAAACGGGAAACGGCTAATATTACCGGAGAAAAGAAAGCGAAAAGCTTATCCGCGAGCGGTGCTCGCAAAGACACAAAAATATCCGGTTAGGTATAAACGAAAAAACACCACTCGTTCTTAA
- a CDS encoding PAS domain-containing hybrid sensor histidine kinase/response regulator yields MFSIWSISLIAVVYLGILFAVAGWADKRKVLPFKGLTYGLSLGVYCTSWAFFGTTAQAASNGWWLAPTYAGTIILFIFGWQLYCRIAHICRQQKLTSMADFIATRYGQSSSLSGLVSLISVIAIVPYISLQLSATAQSINLLTDRAPTQSNAVWADSTFYITLLLALFAILFGARRLRPSEHNPGLIASIAFESVVKLLAFITVGLYVCFALFDNPVALYEKAYELKLPTQVTATQSPVYVYVAHTLLGLLATLCLPRQFHMSFIENNNDNELAKARWIFPLYLLLINLFILPIAYAGLVYFNGNDIGHDSFVLALPMAANNTLVTLLAFLGGFSAATSMVIVSSIVLSVMITNDFINQFILRRSQLTSSSRGLDKNNLLHARKIVIVLILLLSYFTHRVLGETSTLATVGLMSFTLVAQFAPAMIIGLWWRHASCRGAQLGILTGFVIWGYTLLLPNLASGLGSQSSWLTEGPWQIAWLAPTDLLSLGLESISQALLLSLGANCLVYLLMPFFSQATLAERLQSNKFIAQPHDSRLDTTLHPLSYHDLGALLQRFAEKEASQSLVNHYFPDDKSQWKSPAKAELELLVEREMSAVIGGASARLILDVAKNEQRQPLEQVAEFVDEASQVLKFNRDLLQSTIENIQQGISVVDSELRLVAWNKGYKRMFTYPDDALYIGRPVADIIRFNALRGLFNSGNIAIEIDKRLAYLKQGSAYKFQRSHSDGRVFEMQGNPLPGGGFVTTYTDITEFVKQQKALTQANVSLEEKVATRTAALTQANQELSQAKQVAEQATVSKTRFFAAASHDLLQPFNAASLFCSLMNEKAQSSELKALALNIKNSLGSAEELLSSILELTKLDSGSFKVQASEFDVSSLIEPLRNDYSALAAEKGLKFIVKQCDVRIHTDKALLRRVLRNLLSNAIRYTEHGEVRLKVLLEDDSHVSFVIEDTGVGIAASDQQSIYQEFKQLGEKPNAEGLGLGLSITKRICDLLHIPLVMGSELGKGTQFTLTMACTVSKAVQPTQRVMLNPDTELGRLRIWLLDNDKNVLDALKQLLQNWGCEIATATNLAELEQLKASAALPQLLIIDYQLDDGVTGLEVLNKAQLTNLPVIVNTANHDESIREQVLDAGYPLLYKPLKAPALKRMIKRLTK; encoded by the coding sequence ATGTTTTCTATTTGGTCGATTAGCTTAATTGCCGTGGTGTATTTAGGCATATTGTTTGCTGTTGCAGGGTGGGCCGATAAGCGTAAGGTTTTACCTTTTAAAGGCTTAACTTATGGTTTGTCGTTAGGGGTTTATTGTACCTCGTGGGCTTTTTTTGGCACTACCGCACAGGCTGCAAGTAATGGCTGGTGGCTCGCCCCTACTTATGCGGGCACTATTATATTATTTATTTTTGGTTGGCAGCTATATTGCCGCATTGCGCATATTTGTCGGCAACAAAAACTTACCTCAATGGCCGACTTTATAGCCACTCGGTATGGACAATCATCGAGTTTGTCGGGTTTGGTGTCGCTTATTTCGGTGATTGCAATTGTGCCGTATATTTCTTTGCAGCTTAGTGCGACGGCGCAAAGTATTAACCTGCTTACCGACCGAGCACCCACGCAAAGTAATGCGGTGTGGGCCGACAGTACTTTTTATATCACCTTACTTTTAGCTTTATTTGCTATTTTATTTGGTGCTAGGCGGTTACGGCCAAGCGAGCATAACCCAGGGCTTATCGCCAGTATTGCGTTTGAGTCGGTGGTAAAGTTACTGGCATTTATTACAGTGGGTTTATATGTTTGCTTTGCATTATTTGATAACCCAGTCGCCTTATACGAAAAAGCCTATGAGCTTAAACTACCCACCCAAGTTACCGCTACGCAAAGCCCTGTTTATGTATATGTTGCGCACACCTTACTAGGGCTATTAGCCACGTTATGTTTGCCGCGTCAGTTTCATATGAGCTTTATTGAAAATAATAACGACAATGAACTGGCTAAAGCGCGGTGGATATTTCCACTTTATTTGCTACTAATTAATTTATTTATTTTGCCTATAGCTTACGCCGGCTTGGTTTATTTTAATGGCAACGATATTGGCCACGATTCTTTTGTATTAGCATTGCCTATGGCGGCAAATAATACGCTGGTAACGTTATTGGCATTTTTAGGTGGGTTTTCGGCAGCAACCAGTATGGTGATTGTATCGTCGATTGTATTATCGGTAATGATCACTAATGATTTTATTAATCAGTTTATTTTACGTCGCTCGCAGCTTACCTCAAGTAGCCGTGGTTTAGATAAAAACAATTTATTACATGCGCGTAAAATTGTTATTGTGCTCATTTTACTACTTAGTTACTTTACTCACCGAGTACTTGGAGAAACCAGCACTTTAGCCACAGTGGGCTTAATGTCGTTTACTTTAGTGGCGCAGTTTGCACCTGCCATGATAATTGGTTTGTGGTGGCGACATGCCTCTTGCAGAGGCGCGCAACTGGGTATTTTAACCGGCTTTGTTATTTGGGGTTATACCTTACTATTACCAAACTTGGCCAGTGGCCTGGGTAGCCAAAGTAGCTGGCTAACAGAAGGACCATGGCAAATAGCTTGGCTGGCACCTACCGATTTATTGTCGCTTGGTTTGGAGAGTATTAGCCAAGCGTTATTGCTATCTTTAGGTGCAAATTGCTTAGTGTATTTATTAATGCCCTTTTTTAGTCAAGCTACTCTTGCTGAGCGATTACAAAGTAATAAATTTATTGCACAACCCCATGATTCACGCCTAGACACTACATTGCATCCGTTGAGTTACCATGACCTAGGGGCTTTATTGCAGCGTTTTGCTGAAAAAGAGGCCAGCCAATCGTTAGTTAATCATTATTTTCCTGATGATAAAAGCCAATGGAAAAGCCCAGCTAAAGCCGAATTAGAGTTATTGGTAGAGCGTGAAATGTCGGCAGTAATAGGCGGTGCATCGGCACGGCTTATTTTAGACGTAGCTAAAAATGAGCAGCGCCAACCATTAGAACAAGTGGCCGAATTTGTAGATGAAGCCAGCCAAGTACTTAAATTTAACCGCGATCTTTTACAATCCACAATTGAAAACATTCAACAAGGTATAAGTGTGGTAGATAGTGAATTGCGTTTAGTGGCGTGGAATAAAGGCTATAAACGTATGTTTACTTACCCAGACGATGCTTTATATATTGGCCGGCCAGTAGCCGATATTATTCGCTTTAATGCGCTGCGAGGATTATTTAATAGCGGTAATATTGCCATTGAAATAGATAAGCGCTTAGCGTATTTAAAGCAAGGCAGTGCTTATAAGTTTCAGCGTTCGCACAGCGATGGCCGAGTGTTCGAAATGCAAGGCAACCCACTGCCCGGTGGTGGTTTTGTAACTACTTATACCGATATTACCGAGTTTGTAAAACAACAAAAAGCACTAACGCAAGCCAATGTAAGCCTAGAGGAAAAAGTAGCAACTCGTACCGCAGCATTAACGCAAGCTAACCAAGAGTTATCGCAGGCAAAGCAAGTAGCCGAGCAAGCTACTGTGAGCAAAACCCGCTTTTTTGCGGCGGCCAGCCATGACTTATTGCAGCCATTTAATGCCGCTAGCTTGTTTTGTTCTTTAATGAACGAAAAAGCACAAAGCTCTGAGCTAAAAGCGCTAGCACTCAATATTAAAAACTCATTGGGCAGTGCAGAAGAGCTGCTTAGCAGTATTTTAGAATTAACCAAGTTAGATTCTGGCTCATTTAAAGTGCAGGCCAGCGAGTTTGATGTAAGTAGTTTAATTGAGCCGCTACGCAACGATTATTCGGCATTAGCAGCAGAAAAAGGCCTTAAATTTATTGTAAAGCAATGCGATGTACGCATCCATACAGATAAAGCACTGTTGCGGCGGGTATTACGTAATTTACTTAGTAATGCCATACGCTATACCGAGCACGGCGAAGTACGCTTAAAAGTGTTATTGGAAGATGACAGCCATGTGTCGTTTGTTATTGAAGATACCGGTGTGGGGATTGCCGCAAGCGATCAGCAAAGTATTTATCAAGAGTTTAAACAGCTGGGCGAAAAGCCCAACGCCGAAGGCCTAGGGTTAGGACTGTCGATCACTAAGCGTATTTGCGACTTACTGCATATACCTTTGGTTATGGGTTCTGAGCTAGGTAAAGGAACGCAATTTACACTCACCATGGCATGCACAGTAAGTAAAGCGGTACAGCCTACTCAGCGGGTAATGCTTAACCCCGATACCGAATTAGGCCGCTTGCGTATTTGGCTGCTTGATAACGATAAAAATGTGCTTGATGCACTTAAGCAACTACTGCAAAACTGGGGCTGCGAAATAGCTACGGCAACTAATTTAGCTGAGCTTGAGCAATTAAAAGCAAGCGCTGCATTGCCACAACTACTTATAATTGATTATCAGCTCGATGATGGTGTAACCGGACTTGAGGTGCTTAATAAGGCGCAGCTTACTAATTTGCCGGTAATTGTAAATACAGCAAATCATGATGAAAGCATACGTGAGCAAGTGCTTGATGCTGGTTATCCGCTATTGTATAAACCGCTAAAAGCACCGGCATTAAAGCGTATGATTAAGCGACTAACCAAGTAA
- the ylqF gene encoding ribosome biogenesis GTPase YlqF, with translation MSRAGIQWFPGHMNKARNEIKEIMPQMDVIIEVLDARIPYSSENPMVATLREGKPVIKILNKADLADPKMTQIWKDYFEQENGVKAIAFGNDKAAEVHRINELCKKLVPHKVGADKQIKAMIMGIPNVGKSTLINVLAGRIVAKTGNEPAVTKAQQRIKLEDGIMLYDTPGMLWPKVENENSGYRLGATGAIRDTALEYEEVASYTAEYLIKAYPELLKTRYKIDELPESDWEFVELAGKKRGCIRGGNQIDTYKMSEILINELRDGIIGRITMETPQMREEEEIMVAGLRAAAAAKKQAKEDEKLQRRARARKNRR, from the coding sequence ATGAGTAGAGCAGGAATACAGTGGTTCCCTGGGCACATGAATAAAGCCCGTAACGAAATTAAAGAAATAATGCCGCAAATGGATGTGATTATTGAGGTGCTTGATGCGCGCATTCCTTATAGTAGCGAAAACCCGATGGTGGCGACGCTGCGTGAAGGTAAACCGGTAATTAAAATTTTGAATAAAGCCGATTTAGCTGATCCCAAAATGACTCAAATATGGAAAGATTACTTTGAGCAAGAAAACGGCGTAAAGGCAATTGCTTTTGGTAACGATAAAGCGGCTGAAGTACACCGTATTAATGAGCTGTGTAAAAAGTTAGTGCCACACAAGGTGGGTGCGGATAAGCAAATTAAAGCCATGATTATGGGTATTCCTAACGTGGGTAAATCTACGTTAATTAATGTGTTAGCAGGGCGTATAGTTGCTAAAACAGGTAACGAGCCTGCGGTAACTAAAGCGCAGCAACGTATTAAGCTTGAAGACGGCATTATGCTTTACGATACGCCGGGTATGCTATGGCCAAAAGTTGAAAATGAAAACTCGGGTTACCGCTTAGGCGCAACTGGCGCAATACGCGATACAGCACTTGAGTATGAAGAAGTGGCGAGCTACACAGCTGAGTATTTAATAAAGGCGTACCCTGAGCTATTAAAAACACGCTACAAAATAGATGAACTACCAGAGAGTGACTGGGAGTTTGTTGAATTAGCGGGTAAAAAGCGTGGTTGTATTCGTGGTGGTAACCAAATAGACACTTACAAAATGTCGGAAATTTTAATTAACGAACTACGCGATGGCATTATTGGCCGCATTACTATGGAAACCCCACAAATGCGTGAGGAAGAAGAGATTATGGTTGCTGGTTTACGTGCGGCTGCGGCGGCTAAAAAGCAAGCCAAAGAAGACGAAAAGTTACAACGCCGAGCGCGAGCGCGTAAAAATCGTCGTTAA